Proteins encoded within one genomic window of Edaphobacter lichenicola:
- a CDS encoding peptidylprolyl isomerase encodes MRWMTHNTRLLLVAFAMTPAWGSGQVWASLQTSAGQTATAQTGAASSTPVATPGSAPGAGAQKGVVLDRVVAVVNGDVILESDVDEERRFEDIQPYRRIAGDRSRESTIERLIDRDLILQQAELEPEDAIPEKDLDDQLTMLRKDIPDCKKYHCETDEGWKNYLSDHGFTVEEFRERWRMRMQLLKFIEVRFRNGIKVSDAEIKEFYEKRMMPEYAARNVTPPKLDTISKRIEEVLLQQQVGALLVDWLKSLRVQGSVKIMNPGEVAP; translated from the coding sequence ATGCGTTGGATGACGCACAATACGAGGTTGTTGCTGGTTGCGTTTGCGATGACGCCTGCGTGGGGGAGCGGGCAGGTCTGGGCGTCTTTGCAGACATCTGCGGGGCAGACGGCGACGGCACAAACGGGGGCTGCGAGCTCCACGCCAGTTGCTACGCCTGGTTCTGCGCCTGGTGCTGGGGCGCAGAAGGGTGTGGTGCTGGATCGCGTGGTCGCGGTGGTGAATGGCGATGTGATTCTGGAGAGCGATGTCGATGAAGAACGGCGGTTCGAGGATATTCAGCCATATCGAAGGATCGCGGGTGACCGTTCGAGGGAGAGCACGATCGAACGATTGATCGATCGCGATTTGATCTTGCAGCAGGCGGAGCTCGAGCCGGAAGACGCAATCCCCGAAAAGGACTTGGATGACCAGTTGACGATGCTGCGAAAGGATATTCCCGACTGCAAGAAGTATCACTGCGAGACCGATGAGGGTTGGAAGAACTATCTTAGCGACCACGGATTTACGGTGGAGGAGTTCCGCGAGCGATGGCGGATGCGGATGCAGCTATTGAAGTTTATTGAGGTGCGGTTTCGGAATGGTATCAAGGTTTCGGACGCTGAGATCAAGGAGTTTTACGAGAAGAGGATGATGCCGGAGTATGCGGCGCGCAATGTGACTCCGCCCAAGCTGGATACGATCTCGAAGAGGATTGAAGAGGTGCTGCTGCAGCAGCAGGTGGGGGCGCTGCTGGTGGACTGGTTGAAGTCGCTGCGGGTGCAGGGCAGCGTGAAGATTATGAATCCAGGCGAGGTGGCGCCATGA